ATGGCTGCCATCACCGTCATCTCGGAACTGCTGGGCGCCCGTCGCGCGAGGAAGACGACGCCGCACGCCACAGTTATGTTGTGCACCGCCGAAGGCGGGCAGCGTCCCGAGGGCCGAACTTTGGACGATCACTACAAGCGCGGGTGGACCGTAGCGCTAGAACCACTGGCTCGGCGTCTTGGTATCAACTACTTGGTCTACATTGAGCCCGGAGCGGGCTCAATCCACAACAGGTTCGTCTTCACGAACCAATGTGGGATCCAGACCGGAGATAGTCAGGGAGTGTACGACGATGATGCTGCGCGCGCGGACGATTGGGCACGGATGGACGAGAAACATGTGTGCAAGAGGCTTCGAGAATGCGACTTCCGAGCTGACCCGCTGGTCACGCGGTGGCTGGAGGTCACTGCCAACGGTAGTCGCATAGTTGACCGCCGGGCGGCATCCGTGACAGCTTAGCTCTTGATGGCCGCAACATGATCAGGCAGCGTGTTTCTCATGCGACTGCGTGAGGTCTTAGACGATGGCAGGAGGAAACGATGGCGGTTTGGCTAGTTAGGGCGGGCAGGCATGGCGAGTTCGAGCAGAAGTTCATCAGCGAGAACCGACTATATGTGACTTGGGAGAATCTCGATGTAGACGTATCCAAACTCAAGGGAAGGCCCAAGTTGGCAGAGGCTCTTTCGCAACGTTACCCCGACACAAAACCGAAGGCGATCTTGGCTTGGGCCAGGCAGATCTGGCCGTTTGCACACGCGATGCAGAGGGGCGACCTTGTGGTTGTTCCGCTCAAGACTCAACCTGCCGTGCAGATAGCCGAGGTCACCGGGGACTATCGTTTCGAACCAGCGGGACCCAGTCCCTACTACCACTGGCGTTCGGTGAAGTGGATCGGTGAGGCTATTCCTCGGACGCGCTTTGGCAAGGATCTGCTGTTCTCCATGGGTGCTGCCATGACAATTTGTCGCATCCAGCGTAACAACGCAGAGGCGCGCATAGCTGCGATGCGCGCGAGCGGCTGGAAGCCGGAAACCGGGGTTGTGCCTACACCCGACGTCACGACGCCGGACGAGGAAGAAGCTGGTGGCGGCGACCTAGAGGAGCTAGCTCACGACCAGATAGCGCAAGCAATCGCGGCTCATTTCAAGGGACATGGTTTGACGAGATTGGTCGAGGCGATCCTGAAGGCGCAGGGCTACTCTACGTACCGTAGCCCTGAAGGCGCGGACGGAGGCGCGGATATTCTGGCCGGGGCTCCACCTTTGGGATTCGGAGCGCCCCGTCTCTGCGTCGAGGTCAAGTCGGGTGACACTCCCATTGATCGTCCTGCGGTAGACAAGCTGCTCGGAGCCGTGACCAAGTTCGGCGCGCAGGAGGGGTTGTTCGTTTCCTGGAGCGGCTACAGGAGCAACGTGCAGAAGGAGATGGCCGCGAGCTTCTTCCGAGTGCGGCTGTGGTCCCAGAAGGAGCTCTTCGAGGCCCTGTTCGCGCACTACGACCACCTGGACGACGACATCAAGGCCGAGTTGCCGCTCAAGCGCATTTGGGTGCCAGTCACGGAAGATGACGAAGGCTGGCAGGCCCGCGACGGCGTGGAATGATGGAGTCTGGATCACTGTCCGGGAAATGGTCACACATCGCGGCTCCTGGCGAGCATCCGGGCGCATGAGAAAGGAAGTGTGCATGGAAGTACATTACGAGAAAGCCAAGATAGGTGATGACGTACATGTCGTAGCGCTGCTTCCGAGCGACGTCTTCAGCAACGTCAAAGCTCAGACCAGGGTCGCAGAGGCGCTGCGGCGACGTTTCAAGGTCTCCAGCGTCCACTTCGTGGACATTGGCAGCGGTCTGCCGGTGTACTCAACTCCTCCTGGCAGTCCTCCAGTCGATTACGGGCACTTCAACAGGCTGTTGCCGCGTGACCGAAGTAGCTGGCCGACATGCGAGATAGAGCTGTAACGGAACGCT
The window above is part of the candidate division WOR-3 bacterium genome. Proteins encoded here:
- a CDS encoding restriction endonuclease, whose product is MAVWLVRAGRHGEFEQKFISENRLYVTWENLDVDVSKLKGRPKLAEALSQRYPDTKPKAILAWARQIWPFAHAMQRGDLVVVPLKTQPAVQIAEVTGDYRFEPAGPSPYYHWRSVKWIGEAIPRTRFGKDLLFSMGAAMTICRIQRNNAEARIAAMRASGWKPETGVVPTPDVTTPDEEEAGGGDLEELAHDQIAQAIAAHFKGHGLTRLVEAILKAQGYSTYRSPEGADGGADILAGAPPLGFGAPRLCVEVKSGDTPIDRPAVDKLLGAVTKFGAQEGLFVSWSGYRSNVQKEMAASFFRVRLWSQKELFEALFAHYDHLDDDIKAELPLKRIWVPVTEDDEGWQARDGVE